The Streptomyces sp. WZ-12 genome segment TGCAGTAGACGGGGTGCCCCGGCAGGTCCGCCGGCGCGTCCGCGGCGATCGCGAGCGGAGCGGGCAGCGCGGGGCCCCCGAGGTACGGGGCGATCCGCAACAGGGCCAGATCCACCTCCTCGTGGACCCCCAACACCTCGGTGACCTCGTACGACGGTTCGTCGTCGGACGGCTCGGCACCGGAGCCGCGGCCCTCGCCCAGCTCCAGGGCCGCGCGCAGCCCCGGTTGGAACCCCCAGCCGTCGCCGGCGCAACGGGCGAACTCCGCCGCCACATGACGGTTGGTCAGCACCGTCTCGGGTCCGACCAGGAAACCCGCCCCCAACCACTCCAGGTCGACGTGCCCGGAGACCGCCAACCGGCCCACCCGGGCCAACGACTCCCGGATCGCCGCCCGTTGGGACTCCAACACCGCCCAGTCACCCTGCTGCGGGGCGAAGTCCTGCCGCTCGACGAGGAGCGCCGGCCGCCCTTCCCACAGGACGACCGCCTCCACTCCGAAGGACTCCTCGTCGCTGATCTCCTCGGCCCGCCCCGCGGCCAGCTTCTCCAGCCCGCTGGCGCCGGCCGCCAGCACCCGGGCCCGCTCCTGCCGGGCGTACTGCCCGATCCGGCCGGCCGGCAACTCGTCCGCGGGCAGGCCCGCGAGGGGGTCCGGCTCCTCCCAGGACAGTTGCTCGCGCACCCGCGCGGCCACCGCCCGCAGATCGGAGAAGACCCGCTCGGGCCCGGTCCCCACCGGCGATCGGCTCCCGTCGTCCATGCCACACCTACCGGGTGCTCACTCCGAGGGGTAGATGTCCCCGCTGCGCATGGCGCTCTCCTGTTCGCTCCGGCTCTGCAGCCGGCGGGACTTCTCCTGAAGCCGCTGCCGCTCCTTGGGGTCGCTGATGTGCTCCGCGGCGTCAGCAAGCTGCCTGGCCTTCTCCCGCATCTGCTGGAGGCGTGCGCGAGTCTCTTCCGAACTCATGACGGCTTCCTCTCCTACCGTGCCGATACCCGGCGTTCCCGAGGGGCGCGGCGCGCTCAGCCCGGCCGTCCCGGCCCGCGGGCACCCGCCCCGGAAAGCCGCTGCTACCAGCGAAACAGGGCCCGCCCCCGTCGGCACCTCGAAGCGTCACCGTGCGCGAGGACGCCGGCACCCGGAGCGCCCCGAGGGCACCCCGCAGAACCCGCGGGCGGCCGCCCGCCACAAGCGCATAATGGTGGGGCCAGGTAGGGAACCTCCGGAGGTGGATCCCGTGGCCCCTCTCCTCCTCGTCCTGCTGCTCGTGCTGCTCTTCGTGGGCGCCGGTTTCGTCATGAAGACGATCTGGCTCATCGCCGTCGCCCTGCTCGCCGTCTTCTTCATCGGCTTCCTGTTCCGTTCGTCGGGCCCGCGGGGCACCCGGGGCCGCCGCCACCACCGGTAGGCGAATGCCATGCCCGCCACCCGAGCCCGCACCACCGGCACCACCACCGCGACCGTCGGCGGCGCTCCCTGCTGGGTGAGCCTGATGACCCGCGACACGCAAGCCGCCCAGGACTTCTACGCCAAGGTCCTCGGCTGGACCTTCCGCCCCGGCACCGAAGGGGACGAGTGCGTCATCGCGCTCGCCGAGGGCAGCCCGGTCGCCGGCGTCGGCGCCCTCGGCATCCAGTGGCACGTCCCCGTCGCCTGGACCCCGTACTTCGCCGTGGCCAGCGCCAACGACACCGCCGCCCGGATCCGCGAGCGCGGCGCCACCCTCGCCGTCGGCCCCCTCGTCCTGGGCAAGGGCCGCGCCGCGCTCGCCGCCGACCGAGACGGTGCGGTGTTCGGCCTGTGGGAGGGCCAGACCCTCTCCTGGGCCGTCGGCCAGGGCGGCGCGCCGACGTGCCTGGAACTGCGCACCCGTGACGCCTTCGAAGCGGCCATCTTCTACGGCGAGGTCTTCGGTTGGTCCCCCGACCGCCCCGGCGGCTGCGACATCAGCTACGAGCACGACGAGGTGGTGGTGCGCGACGAGCGCGGGCACACCGTGGCCGCGCTCCGCGGCGGCGCCGTCGAATCCGCCCCGGACCCGCACGTCCGCCCCCGCTGGCACGTCTCCTTCCCGGTGCACGACATCGAGCGGGTCACCGAGGCCGCGGTCGCCGCCGGCGGCTTCGCGCTCCCGGTGACACCCCTGGTGGACGACTCCGGCTGCGAGGCCGTCATCCGCGACCCCCAGGGCGGCCTCTTCACCGTCGCCACCACATCCGGCTGATCCCGCCCGGCCGACACGCCCGGTCGTCGACGGGGCCCGCGGCGTGTCTCCACCGGATGGCCCGCCAGCATTGGCGCCCGCGGCCAAGAGGGACGTTGGCTGAACCACAGCAGGCACAACGCCAGATGAGCGCCGGCGCCGCACGGTGTGGACGCTCTCACCTCGTTCAGTGGAGTCCCTACATGTCACCTGAACCAGCTCCTCGTGGGGGCCAAGCCGACCCGTCCCCGACCGAGCACGGCGAACACGTCCCGGCCACCAGCCAAGAGAACGTCTCGTTCCGCACCCTCGTGTGGACGGCGGCCACCACGAGACCGGTGGAAGAGGTCGCCGCCCTCGTGGAACTGCTCAAGCGCAGCGGCGAAGACCCCAATCCGGGCGACGAGGCCCTCCGGGTCGCGGCCATGAGCCGCCCGGTGAGTGAGGTCGGGCCGCTGCTCGCCCTGCTCGGCGAGGCCCCGCACACCGCGGAGGCGAGCTACGAGGCGCTGCGTGCGGCGGCGGTCGGCAGATCCATCGACGAGGTCGCCCAGCTCATCAAGCTGTTCGACCGGGTCCAGGAAGGCCGCGTGCCGGTCGGCGGACCACCGCCGGGCGACGGCACTCCCGACGCCTTCGCCGACACCATGGGCATGGCCACGACGACCCTGCCCACCGTCAACAACGACCCGCACGTCGATCCGTACGCGGACCCCTACGGCGACCCTTACGGCCCCCTGGGACACGACTACGGCCGCCCCGGCCAGGGCCCGGCCGACGCCGCCGACCCGGCGATGCGGGAGAACCACCGAGACGCCCCGCCGCGCCCCCAGCGCGCCCCCTGGCCCGCGGCCAACCAGCCGTACCGCGGCGCCGATTGGCAGGCGGCCGGGGCCCCTGCCCAGCCGGGACAGGAGGTCGGTGGAGTGCTGCGGTCGGTGCTGCGCTGGCCCGCCGCCGCGGCCCTGGTCCTGTGCGGGCTGAGCCACCTGCCGCTGGGCGTCTCCGAGAGCCACGGCGGCCCCTCGGACGCCATCTCGATGACCATCGCCGTGGTGTACCTGCTGCTCGCGGGCTGCCTGGCGATGCGCGACACGGCCGTCGTCTGGACGACGAGTGCCGTGGCCGCGGTCACCGTGATCGTCCTGCACGCGCTGTCCCGGGCCGGTGTCCTGGTGCCGCTGCGCAGCAGCCTGGGCGACACCACGATGTGGCCGGAGCTGCTGGCGGTCGGACTCGCCATCGTCAGCGCCGGCCTGGCCGGCGCCGCGCTGCTCCTGCGCCCGCGCCGGGTGACGCCCGCGACGGCCGGTGCCTGATCGGCGAACGGGTGCGGCGGCCGTCCTTCGGGGCGGCCGCCGCAGCACGTTGTGGGCCCACGCGCCGCCGGGCCCGCACCCTCAGGCGACGCTGTCGGCCAGCTCCATGACCCCCTGGGTCCGTGCGCAGTGCGCGCAGCAGAAGAAGCGGCCGCTCGCCTCCAGCCCGTGTCCCAGAATCCGGCACCGGCAGTTGGCGCACGTTGGCGCGAGCGACTGCGCGGCGCACTCCACGCAGTCGAAGACATGCACCTCGTCGTCGATGCGCACCTCGAAACCCCGGGCGTAGTCGTTCCCGCAGACCTCGCAGACCGTCATGGTGATCCCTCCATCCCGCGGATGATCCGTCGAAGGCGCCGGCCCCGTGCCGCCACCCCCACCGGCCCGCCGGCGCACCCCCTACCCCGTTCCCATCGTCGCACCGCCCCCGCCGGCCCGCAGGGTGCTCAATCCCGCGTCGTGTAGCGGCGCAACACCCACGCCGGCAGCACGAACCAACACACCACGAACCACGTCACCAGGCCCGCCACCACCCACGGCGCGGCACCGGCGCCCAGCGCCAGCCGGAGGATGAGCAGCAGCGCCGACGCCACCGTGGCCAGCAGCAACACCACCCCGACCAGCGCCAGCCGCGAGGCCCACAGCACGGTCTGCGGCTTGAGCCGGTGCCCGGACACCAGCCGGTGGAAGGTCACCGTGCCCACCAGCGCCCCGGTGGTGGCCGCGCCCAGCAGCACGGTGATGACGTAGACGGTCCGGTCCGTGGCGTCGAGCGAGGCGAACCGTGGGGTGAAGGCCACGGTGAGCAGGAAGCCGAAGAGGATCTGCACGCCGGTCTGGATGACCCGGACCTCCTGGAGCAGCTCGGTCCACCGGCGGTCGGCGCGCTGCTCCTCGGTCTCCCGGCGGCCGTGCGACCAGGCCGGCTTCGACGTGCCGCCGTCGTCCCGTTGACCGTTCAGGGCAACTCCTCGCTACTGCGCCCGCTCCGGTGCGCTGGCCTGGAACGCGAGCGCCTCGTCCGTGACGTCCACCCGCACCAGGTCGCCCCTCGACAGCGCCCCGTCGAGGAGCATCCGGGACAGCGGGTTGTCGACCTCGCGCTGGATGGTCCGGCGCAGCGGCCGGGCGCCGTACTCCGGCTGGTGGCCGCGGCGGGTGAGCCAGTCCACGGCCGCGGGGGAGAACTCCACGGCGATGTCCTGGGCGTGCAGCCGGCGGCGGGTGCCCTCCAGCAGCAGCCCGGTGATCTGGTGGAGCTGTTCGTCGGTGAGTTGGCGGAAGATGATGATCTCGTCGAGCCG includes the following:
- a CDS encoding VOC family protein is translated as MPATRARTTGTTTATVGGAPCWVSLMTRDTQAAQDFYAKVLGWTFRPGTEGDECVIALAEGSPVAGVGALGIQWHVPVAWTPYFAVASANDTAARIRERGATLAVGPLVLGKGRAALAADRDGAVFGLWEGQTLSWAVGQGGAPTCLELRTRDAFEAAIFYGEVFGWSPDRPGGCDISYEHDEVVVRDERGHTVAALRGGAVESAPDPHVRPRWHVSFPVHDIERVTEAAVAAGGFALPVTPLVDDSGCEAVIRDPQGGLFTVATTSG
- a CDS encoding DUF6328 family protein; the protein is MNGQRDDGGTSKPAWSHGRRETEEQRADRRWTELLQEVRVIQTGVQILFGFLLTVAFTPRFASLDATDRTVYVITVLLGAATTGALVGTVTFHRLVSGHRLKPQTVLWASRLALVGVVLLLATVASALLLILRLALGAGAAPWVVAGLVTWFVVCWFVLPAWVLRRYTTRD
- a CDS encoding DUF6381 family protein, coding for MSSEETRARLQQMREKARQLADAAEHISDPKERQRLQEKSRRLQSRSEQESAMRSGDIYPSE
- a CDS encoding trypsin-like serine peptidase → MDDGSRSPVGTGPERVFSDLRAVAARVREQLSWEEPDPLAGLPADELPAGRIGQYARQERARVLAAGASGLEKLAAGRAEEISDEESFGVEAVVLWEGRPALLVERQDFAPQQGDWAVLESQRAAIRESLARVGRLAVSGHVDLEWLGAGFLVGPETVLTNRHVAAEFARCAGDGWGFQPGLRAALELGEGRGSGAEPSDDEPSYEVTEVLGVHEEVDLALLRIAPYLGGPALPAPLAIAADAPADLPGHPVYCIGYPAWDGRRGEPESIRRIFMDVYNVKRLQPGMSTGLASEGNVMCHDCSTLGGNSGSPVIDLTDHRVLGLHVGGRYGVGNCAVPLWQLVEDPLLVRAEVNFV
- a CDS encoding hydrophobic protein; amino-acid sequence: MAPLLLVLLLVLLFVGAGFVMKTIWLIAVALLAVFFIGFLFRSSGPRGTRGRRHHR